From Pagrus major chromosome 6, Pma_NU_1.0, one genomic window encodes:
- the rpn1 gene encoding dolichyl-diphosphooligosaccharide--protein glycosyltransferase subunit 1: protein MTRKSPLLAACLLLVAALSSEVSADGLVNEEVKRTVDLSTHLAKITAEIVLSNHGHTAVQSFMLAVEEDLTPHLAYIGASVKGDEEEDGTLELHQTTIPGQSGHFYKVQLPSSLAAGAQLKAKVEMTFSHVLKPFPTHVTQAERQLVVFQGNHYLYSPYPTRSQTTRVRLASKTVESYTKLGNPSKNDEIIEYGPFRDVAPFSEDTMKIHYENNSPFLTISSITRTIEVSHWGNIAVEETIDLRHTGAVLKGPFSRYDYQRQSDSGISSVKSFKTILPASAQDVYYRDEIGNISTSHLQVLDDSVEVEVRPRFPLFGGWKTHYIIGYNLPSYEYLYTLGDQYALKMRLVDHVYDDQVIDFLTVKIILPEGARNIHVDTPYKIDRMPNQLHYTYLDTFGRPVLVATKNNLVEHHIQDVVVHYNFNKILMLQEPLLVVGAFYILFFTVIIYVRLDFAITKDPAAEVRMKVASITEQVLTLVNKRLGLYRHMDEVVNRYKQSRDTGALNSGRKTLEADHRALTNEISSLQARLKAEGSDLADKVGEVQKLDGQVKELVCRSCQEAERLVAGKVKKEAYIESEKTLTGKRQELVSRIDSLLDAL, encoded by the exons aTGACTCGAAAGTCGCCACTCCTGGCCGCTTGCCTGCTGCTTGTGGCGGCTCTGAGCTCCGAGGTTTCAGCGGACGGTCTGGTGAatgaggaggtgaagaggacaGTGGACTTGAGCACTCATCTGGCCAAGATCACCGCGGAGATCGTGTTGTCCAACCATGGACACACTGCCGTCCAGAGCTTCATGTTGGCGGTAGAGGAGGACCTGACCCCGCACCTGGCATACATTGGAGCTTCG GTGAAgggtgatgaggaggaagatggcACCCTTGAACTACATCAGACAACAATCCCAGGACAAAG TGGTCATTTCTACAAAGTACAGCTGCCCTCCAGCCTAGCAGCAGGTGCTCAGCTGAAAGCAAAGGTGGAGATGACATTTAGTCATGTCCTGAAGCCCTTCCCCACACACGTCACCCAGGCCGAGCGCCAGCTGGTGGTCTTTCAGGGGAACCACTACCTGTACTCCCCATACCCCACCCGCAGCCAGACCACACGTGTCCGCCTGGCTTCCAAGACTGTGGAGAGCTACACCAAGCTGGGTAACCCCAGCAAGAACGATGAGATCATTGAGTACGGACCCTTCCGCGACGTGGCTCCATTCAGCGAG GATACAATGAAGATCCATTATGAAAACAACTCCCCCTTCCTCACCATCAGCAGCATCACTCGGACCATCGAGGTCTCTCACTGGGGTAACATTGCTGTGGAAGAGACCATCGACCTGAGGCACACAGGAGCCGTCCTGAAGGGGCCTTTTTCACGTTACGATTATCAGCGTCAGTCCGACAGCGGCATCTCCTCTGTCAAATCCTTCAAG ACTATCCTTCCTGCCTCGGCCCAGGACGTCTACTACAGAGATGAGATTGGCAACATCTCCACCTCCCATCTGCAGGTTCTGGATGACtcagtggaggtggaggtcaGGCCTCGCTTCCCCTTGTTCGGAGGCTGGAAGACCCACTATATTATTGGCTACAATCTACCCAGCTACGAGTACCTCTACACCCTGG GTGACCAGTATGCACTGAAGATGAGGCTGGTTGACCATGTGTATGACGACCAGGTCATTGACTTCCTCACTGTGAAAATCATCCTGCCAGAGGGAGCCAG AAACATCCATGTGGATACACCTTACAAAATTGATCGCATGCCAAACCAGCTGCACTATACATATCTGGATACGTTTGGTCGACCAGTGCTGGTCGCCACCAAGAACAACCTGGTGGAGCATCACATCCAGGATGTTGTG GTTCATTATAACTTCAATAAGATCCTGATGCTGCAGGAGCCTCTCCTTGTTGTGGGAGCTTTCTATatcctcttcttcactgtcaTCATCTATGTCCGCCTGGACTTTGCCATCACAAAG GACCCTGCAGCTGAGGTGCGTATGAAGGTGGCCTCCATCACAGAGCAGGTGCTGACTCTGGTCAACAAGCGTCTGGGTCTGTACAGACACATGGACGAGGTGGTCAACCGCTACAAGCAGTCCCGCGACACAGGGGCGCTCAATAGTGGCCGGAAGACTCTGGAGGCCGACCACCGCGCTCTCACTAACGAGATCAGCTCCCTGCAGGCCCGCCTCAAAGCTGAGGGCTCCGACTTGGCTGATAAG GTCGGGGAGGTGCAGAAGCTGGACGGCCAAGTGAAGGAGCTGGTCTGTCGCTCCTGCCAGGAGGCGGAGCGGCTGGTGGCGGGTAAGGTCAAGAAGGAGGCTTACATCGAGAGCGAGAAGACTCTGACCGGCAAGAGGCAGGAGCTCGTCAGCCGCATCGACAGTCTGCTGGACGCCCTCTAA
- the LOC140997770 gene encoding ras-related protein rab7: MTSRKKVLLKVIILGDSGVGKTSLMNQYVNKKFSNQYKATIGADFLTKEVMVDDRLVTMQIWDTAGQERFQSLGVAFYRGADCCVLVFDVTAPNTFKTLDSWRDEFLIQASPRDPENFPFVVLGNKIDLENRQVTTKRAQAWCQSKNNIPYFETSAKEAINVEQAFQTIARNALKQETEVELYNEFPEPIKLDRNERAKPSAETCSC; this comes from the exons ATGACGTCAAGGAAGAAAGTACTACTTAAAGTCATCATCCTCGGAGACTCCGG AGTTGGCAAGACCTCACTGATGAACCAGTATGTGAATAAGAAGTTCAGTAACCAGTACAAAGCCACAATAGGTGCTGATTTCCTGACGAAAGAAGTCATGGTGGATGACAGACTTGTCACAATGCAG ATTTGGGACACAGCAGGTCAGGAGAGGTTCCAGTCTTTAGGCGTAGCGTTCTACCGCGGAGCAGACTGCTGCGTCCTGGTGTTCGATGTGACAGCACCCAACACCTTCAAGACTCTAGACAGCTGGAGGGACGAGTTCTTGATCCAGGCCAGCCCTCGAGACCCGGAGAATTTCCCCTTCGTGGTCCTGGGCAACAAGATCGACTTGGAGAACAGACAG GTAACAACCAAGCGAGCACAGGCTTGGTGTCAGAGCAAGAACAACATCCCATATTTCGAAACCAGCGCCAAGGAGGCAATCAATGTGGAGCAGGCCTTTCAGACTATCGCACGCAACGCCCTTAAACAG GAGACCGAAGTGGAGTTGTACAACGAGTTCCCAGAACCGATAAAGCTGGACCGGAACGAGCGAGCCAAGCCATCAGCGGagacctgcagctgctga
- the hmces gene encoding abasic site processing protein HMCES, whose amino-acid sequence MCGRTACTLAPDEVSRACSYRSRGGRRRQPRWRDGDEDKYRPSYNKSPQSMSPVLLSQRHFDETAPVDECVLASMRWGLVPSWFKEKDPSMMRYSTTNCRSENILEKKSYKDPLVKGQRCVILADGFYEWKRQDKGKQPFFIYFPQTLEKTEDQDDPTTSARNKENSETTCPPVEASPDLTEGEEAAGEWTGWKLLTMAGLFDCWTPPGGGEPLYTYSVITVNASPKLENIHHRMPAILDGEEEVRRWLDFGDVKSLDALKLLQSKDILTFHPVSSLVNNSRNNSPECLQPVDLNSKKEPKPSASSNMMKSWLTSSAAAKRKEPNTCESKEEQECKAKRKSTGGLQQWLQGANKKQRTHRR is encoded by the exons ATGTGTGGAAGAACCGCTTGTACTCTTGCTCCTGACGAGGTGAGCCGAGCCTGCTCCTACAGAAGCCGAGGAGGGCGGCGGAGACAGCCCCGCTGGAGGGATGGAGATGAGGATAAATACCGACCCTCTTACAACAAGAGCCCCCAGAGTATGAGTCCCGTCCTGCTGTCCCAGAGGCATTTTGATGAG ACTGCTCctgtggatgagtgtgtgttggcCTCGATGCGTTGGGGTCTGGTGCCTTCCTGGTTCAAGGAGAAGGACCCGAGCATGATGCGATACAGCACCACCAACTGCCGCAGTGAGAACATACTGGAGAAGAAATCTTACAAG GACCCCCTGGTTAAAGGACAGCGCTGTGTCATTCTGGCTGATGGTTTTTATGAGTGGAAGAGGCAGGACAAAGGCAAGCAGCCTTTCTTCATATACTTCCCTCAGACTCTGGAGAAAACAGAGGATCAGGATGACCCCACAACCTCAGCTCGCAATAAGGAGAATTCAGAGACAACATGCCCTCCAGTGGAGGCCTCCCCCGACTTAACAGAG GGAGAAGAAGCAGCAGGTGAGTGGACTGGATGGAAGTTGCTGACTATGGCTGGACTGTTTGACTGCTGGACACCTCCAGGTGGTGGAGAACCCCTTTACACATACAGCGTTATCACTGTGAACGCTTCCCCTAAACTGGAAAACATCCATCATAG GATGCCTGCAATCCTGGATGGGGAGGAAGAAGTGAGAAGATGGCTTGATTTTGGGGATGTGAAGTCCCTAGATGCCTTGAAACTGCTCCAGTCTAAagatattttgacttttcatccCGTCTCTTCACTAGTAAACAACTCGCGTAACAACTCTCCAGAGTGCCTTCAGCCAGTGGATCTCAACAGCAAAAAG GAGCCCAAGCCCTCAGCCAGCAGTAACATGATGAAGAGCTGGCTGACAAGCAGTGCAGCAGCAAAGAGGAAGGAGCCCAATACGTGTGAAAGTAAAGAAGAGCAAGAATGTAAGGCTAAGCGCAAGTCTACAGGAGGACTTCAGCAGTGGCTTCAGGGAGCCAATAAGAAACAAAGAACCCACAGAAGATAA